In Nocardioides marinus, one DNA window encodes the following:
- the hemL gene encoding glutamate-1-semialdehyde 2,1-aminomutase: MSTTPETDERLDAGPHSRALMQRAHAVTPGGVNSPVRAFNAVGGSPRFIRSAQGPWLTDVDGKRYVDLICSWGPMLLGHAHPEVQAAVQAAVARGTSYGTPTEPEVELAEEIVARTPVEKVRFVSSGTEATMSAIRLARGFTGRDVVVKFAGCYHGHVDALLASAGSGLVTFALPGTPGVPASSTELTLVLPYNDRAAVEAVFAEHGDRIACLVTEAAPGNMGVVPPEPGFNAFLAETCAKHGALFVSDEVMTGFRVTREGQWGLDGKVEGWRPDLVTFGKVMGGGFPAAAFGGRADVMGHLAPEGPVYQAGTLSGNPIATTAGLTTLRLATQEVYDHIGGAADVLKQAASEALSAAGVAHTVQSTGTMFSVFLCDGPVRDFNDASRTDAAAYAAFFHSMLDAGVYLPPSAYEAWFLSSAHDDEAVQTVLDALPAAARAAAAAGGAA; the protein is encoded by the coding sequence GTGAGCACCACGCCGGAGACCGACGAGCGGCTCGACGCCGGACCCCACTCGCGCGCGCTGATGCAGCGCGCGCACGCCGTGACCCCGGGAGGCGTCAACTCCCCGGTGCGGGCGTTCAACGCCGTCGGCGGCAGCCCCCGGTTCATCCGGTCCGCGCAGGGGCCGTGGCTGACCGACGTCGACGGCAAGCGGTACGTCGACCTGATCTGCTCCTGGGGCCCGATGCTGCTCGGGCACGCGCACCCCGAGGTGCAGGCCGCCGTCCAGGCCGCGGTCGCCCGCGGCACGTCGTACGGCACGCCCACCGAGCCCGAGGTCGAGCTCGCCGAGGAGATCGTCGCCCGCACCCCGGTGGAGAAGGTCCGCTTCGTCTCCTCCGGCACCGAGGCGACCATGTCGGCGATCCGACTGGCCCGCGGCTTCACCGGCCGCGACGTGGTGGTGAAGTTCGCCGGCTGCTACCACGGCCACGTGGACGCCCTGCTGGCCTCGGCCGGGTCGGGCCTGGTGACCTTCGCGCTGCCCGGCACCCCGGGCGTCCCGGCGTCCTCGACCGAGCTGACGCTGGTGCTGCCCTACAACGACCGCGCCGCGGTCGAGGCCGTCTTCGCCGAGCACGGCGACCGGATCGCCTGCCTGGTCACCGAGGCCGCCCCCGGCAACATGGGCGTCGTCCCGCCGGAGCCCGGCTTCAACGCCTTCCTCGCCGAGACCTGCGCGAAGCACGGCGCGCTGTTCGTCTCCGACGAGGTGATGACCGGTTTCCGCGTCACCCGCGAGGGTCAGTGGGGCCTGGACGGGAAGGTCGAGGGGTGGCGCCCGGACCTGGTCACCTTCGGCAAGGTGATGGGCGGTGGCTTCCCCGCGGCGGCTTTCGGGGGCCGTGCCGACGTGATGGGCCACCTGGCGCCGGAGGGACCGGTCTACCAGGCCGGCACCCTCTCGGGGAACCCGATCGCCACCACGGCCGGGCTCACCACGCTGCGGCTGGCGACCCAGGAGGTCTACGACCACATCGGCGGCGCCGCCGACGTGCTCAAGCAGGCGGCCTCCGAGGCGCTGTCCGCCGCCGGGGTCGCCCACACGGTGCAGTCGACCGGGACGATGTTCTCGGTGTTCCTCTGCGACGGCCCGGTGCGCGACTTCAACGACGCCTCGCGCACCGACGCCGCGGCGTACGCCGCCTTCTTCCACTCGATGCTCGACGCGGGCGTCTACCTCCCGCCGTCGGCCTACGAGGCGTGGTTCCTCTCCTCGGCGCACGACGACGAGGCCGTCCAGACGGTGCTCGACGCGCTGCCGGCCGCGGCCCGTGCGGCCGCCGCCGCGGGGGGTGCGGCATGA
- the hemC gene encoding hydroxymethylbilane synthase, with the protein MSAPTSRAVRVGTRRSLLATTQSGHVADMVQGLGLDTELVEITTDGDRSQAAGTPLVGSATTGVFVSALRDALLAGEVDLAVHSLKDLPTYPCEGVTLVVVPPREDPRDVVVARDGMTLGELPVGSRVGTGSPRREAQLHALGLGLEVVPIRGNVDTRIRAVREGTVDAVLLARAGLARIGRVEEATEVLDPLQLLPAPGQGALAVECRSDDTDLLEALAVLDDPRTRAAVDAERAVLATLEGGCSAPIGALAEIVEGEDEEELWVRAIALSPDGALSVRMSATGSPADAHGVGARLAQEMLADGAGQLGQPGPAIESGQVPQA; encoded by the coding sequence ATGAGCGCCCCGACCTCGCGCGCGGTCCGCGTCGGCACCCGACGCTCCCTGCTCGCGACCACCCAGTCCGGCCACGTCGCCGACATGGTCCAGGGGCTGGGCCTGGACACCGAGCTGGTCGAGATCACCACCGACGGGGACCGCAGCCAGGCCGCAGGCACGCCCCTGGTCGGCAGTGCCACGACGGGGGTGTTCGTCAGCGCCCTGCGCGACGCGCTCCTGGCCGGGGAGGTCGACCTCGCGGTGCACTCTCTCAAGGACCTGCCGACCTACCCCTGCGAGGGCGTGACGCTGGTCGTCGTCCCCCCGCGTGAGGACCCCCGCGACGTCGTCGTCGCCCGCGACGGGATGACCCTCGGCGAGCTGCCGGTCGGCTCCCGGGTCGGCACCGGATCGCCGCGGCGCGAGGCCCAGCTGCACGCGCTGGGCCTGGGGCTGGAGGTCGTCCCGATCCGCGGCAACGTCGACACCCGCATCCGCGCCGTGCGCGAGGGCACCGTCGACGCCGTGCTGCTGGCCCGCGCCGGCCTGGCCCGGATCGGGCGGGTCGAGGAGGCCACCGAGGTCCTCGACCCCCTGCAGCTGCTCCCCGCGCCCGGCCAGGGCGCCCTGGCGGTCGAGTGCCGCAGCGACGACACCGACCTGCTCGAGGCGCTCGCCGTCCTCGACGACCCGCGCACCCGCGCGGCCGTCGACGCCGAGCGCGCGGTGCTCGCGACCCTCGAGGGCGGCTGCTCCGCGCCGATCGGGGCGCTCGCGGAGATCGTCGAGGGGGAGGACGAGGAAGAGTTGTGGGTGCGCGCGATCGCGTTGTCACCCGATGGGGCGCTCTCGGTGCGGATGTCCGCCACCGGCTCGCCTGCCGACGCCCACGGCGTCGGTGCCCGTCTGGCGCAGGAGATGCTCGCCGACGGGGCAGGACAGCTGGGCCAGCCAGGTCCGGCCATCGAATCAGGACAGGTGCCACAAGCATGA
- the hemB gene encoding porphobilinogen synthase, giving the protein MTEHPVPAPVVPPLVRPRRLRTTPALRRMVAEQQVQARQLVLPVFIREGLTEPRPVSSMPGVVQHTRDSLLAAVSEAAELGLGGVMLFGVPEHKDATGSGALDPSGVLNLAITDVVAEVGDQLTVMSDLCLDEFTDHGHCGVLTADGRVDNDQTLAAYADMARAQAHAGVDMVGPSGMMDGQVRVIRDALDAFEHTDVGILAYSAKYASAFFGPFREAVDSSLVGDRRTYQQDPANAREGVREALLDVQEGADMVMVKPALPYLDVVRRVREAVDVPVAAYNVSGEYAQLEAAAERGWIDREAAILETLTSIHRAGADVILTYWASEAARLLTR; this is encoded by the coding sequence GTGACCGAGCACCCCGTCCCCGCCCCCGTCGTCCCCCCGCTGGTGCGACCCCGCCGGCTGCGCACCACCCCCGCGCTGCGCCGCATGGTCGCCGAGCAGCAGGTGCAGGCCCGCCAGCTCGTCCTGCCCGTCTTCATCCGCGAGGGCCTCACCGAGCCACGACCGGTCTCCTCGATGCCCGGGGTCGTGCAGCACACCCGCGACTCCCTGCTGGCCGCGGTCTCCGAGGCCGCCGAGCTCGGCCTCGGGGGAGTGATGCTGTTCGGCGTCCCCGAGCACAAGGACGCCACCGGCTCCGGCGCCCTGGACCCCTCCGGGGTCCTCAACCTCGCCATCACCGACGTCGTGGCCGAGGTGGGCGACCAGCTGACCGTGATGAGCGACCTGTGCCTCGACGAGTTCACCGACCACGGCCACTGCGGCGTGCTCACCGCCGATGGTCGCGTGGACAACGACCAGACGCTGGCGGCGTACGCCGACATGGCCCGTGCCCAGGCGCACGCCGGCGTCGACATGGTCGGCCCCAGCGGCATGATGGACGGGCAGGTCCGGGTCATCCGCGATGCCCTGGACGCCTTCGAGCACACCGACGTCGGCATCCTGGCCTACTCCGCGAAGTACGCCTCGGCCTTCTTCGGGCCCTTCCGCGAGGCGGTCGACTCCTCGCTGGTCGGGGACCGGCGCACCTACCAGCAGGACCCCGCCAACGCCCGCGAGGGCGTGCGTGAGGCGCTGCTGGACGTGCAGGAGGGAGCCGACATGGTGATGGTGAAGCCGGCCCTGCCCTACCTCGACGTCGTGCGGCGCGTGCGGGAGGCCGTGGACGTGCCGGTGGCGGCGTACAACGTGTCGGGGGAGTACGCCCAGCTCGAGGCCGCGGCCGAGCGCGGCTGGATCGACCGCGAGGCGGCGATCCTCGAGACCCTCACCTCGATCCACCGCGCCGGCGCCGACGTGATCCTCACCTACTGGGCCTCCGAGGCCGCCCGTCTCCTGACCCGCTGA
- a CDS encoding histidine phosphatase family protein — translation MSTQTIVHLLRHGEVHNPQGVLYGRRDGFHLSDLGRTMAQRVADTISDRDIVHLVASPLDRTRETIAPLAAARELEVHPDPRVIESTNVFEGETFGGKRNVLTRPSSWRHLWNPFKPSWGEPYQQVVARMTEAVHDARRAAEGHEAVIVSHQLPIWITRLSLEGRSFLHDPRKRQCTLCSLTSLHFSGDRLTAIAYSEPAGDLIPAGDKAAPFSAGGAPEERRP, via the coding sequence ATGAGCACGCAGACGATCGTCCACCTGCTGCGCCACGGCGAGGTCCACAACCCCCAGGGCGTGCTGTACGGGCGTCGCGACGGGTTCCACCTCTCCGACCTGGGCCGCACGATGGCCCAGCGGGTCGCCGACACCATCAGCGACCGCGACATCGTCCACCTCGTCGCCTCCCCGCTCGACCGCACCCGCGAGACCATCGCGCCGCTGGCGGCCGCCCGGGAGCTCGAGGTGCACCCCGACCCGCGGGTGATCGAGTCGACCAACGTCTTCGAGGGCGAGACCTTCGGCGGCAAGCGCAACGTGCTGACGCGCCCGTCCTCGTGGCGCCACCTGTGGAACCCGTTCAAGCCGTCCTGGGGCGAGCCCTACCAGCAGGTCGTCGCACGGATGACCGAGGCGGTCCACGACGCACGCCGGGCCGCCGAGGGCCACGAGGCCGTCATCGTGTCCCACCAGCTGCCGATCTGGATCACGCGGCTCTCCCTGGAGGGCCGCTCCTTCCTCCACGACCCGCGCAAGCGCCAGTGCACGCTGTGCTCGCTCACCTCCCTGCACTTCAGCGGCGACCGGCTCACGGCCATCGCCTACTCCGAGCCGGCCGGCGACCTGATCCCCGCCGGAGACAAGGCTGCCCCGTTCTCCGCCGGCGGTGCCCCCGAGGAGCGCCGTCCCTGA
- a CDS encoding glutamyl-tRNA reductase: MSVLIVGVSHNSAPVSLLERLAAPGADSVHKLVADAAGCAHVAEATVISTCNRLEIYADVERFHGSVEQLSTLLVQRSGVSTEALLPHLYVHYDDGAVAHLFQVAAGLDSMAVGEGQILGQTREALRVGQELGTVGPALNGLFQQALRVGKRSRAETGIDRAAPSLVTAALDRARPVLGDVAGRSVAVLGAGAMAGLATATVSRLGADDIVVLNRTPERAARLAAEYAGRPAPVDSLASELAGVDLLITCTGATGVQVDADLVRAARPDGRPLAIIDLALPHDVDPAAAELPGVTLVNLAELSAGLHESEAGVEIAAVRAIVTEEVSAFLTARRQASVTPTVVALRSMATSVVDAEMTRLDGRLPDLDPMVRAEVLHAVRRVADKLLHEPTVRVRELANETGAVSYAAALAELFALDPDAVTAVTSPTVPEEKSR; the protein is encoded by the coding sequence ATGAGCGTGCTGATCGTGGGCGTGTCCCACAACTCCGCCCCCGTCTCGCTGCTGGAGCGGCTCGCCGCCCCGGGCGCCGACTCGGTGCACAAGCTGGTCGCCGACGCCGCCGGCTGCGCCCACGTGGCCGAGGCGACGGTCATCTCCACCTGCAACCGCCTGGAGATCTACGCCGACGTCGAGCGCTTCCACGGCTCGGTCGAGCAGCTCTCCACCCTGCTGGTCCAGCGCTCCGGCGTCTCCACCGAGGCGCTGCTCCCGCACCTGTACGTCCACTACGACGACGGCGCGGTCGCCCACCTGTTCCAGGTCGCCGCCGGACTCGACTCGATGGCCGTCGGCGAGGGCCAGATCCTGGGCCAGACCCGCGAGGCGCTGCGGGTGGGCCAGGAGCTCGGCACCGTGGGCCCCGCCCTCAACGGGCTGTTCCAGCAGGCGCTGCGCGTGGGCAAGCGCTCGCGCGCCGAGACCGGCATCGACCGGGCCGCCCCCTCGCTGGTGACCGCCGCGCTCGACCGCGCCCGGCCCGTCCTCGGCGACGTCGCCGGCCGCTCCGTCGCCGTGCTCGGCGCCGGGGCGATGGCCGGGCTGGCCACCGCCACGGTCTCGCGCCTGGGCGCCGACGACATCGTCGTCCTCAACCGCACGCCGGAGCGCGCCGCCCGCCTCGCCGCGGAGTACGCCGGCCGCCCGGCGCCCGTGGACTCGCTGGCCTCCGAGCTGGCCGGTGTCGACCTGCTCATCACCTGCACCGGTGCCACCGGCGTCCAGGTCGACGCCGACCTGGTCCGCGCCGCCCGCCCCGACGGGCGCCCGCTGGCGATCATCGACCTCGCGCTGCCACACGACGTCGACCCGGCCGCCGCCGAGCTGCCCGGCGTCACCCTGGTCAACCTCGCCGAGCTCTCCGCCGGACTGCACGAGTCCGAGGCCGGGGTCGAGATCGCCGCCGTCCGCGCGATCGTGACCGAGGAGGTCTCGGCCTTCCTGACCGCGCGCCGCCAGGCCAGCGTCACCCCCACCGTCGTCGCCCTGCGCTCGATGGCCACCTCGGTGGTCGACGCGGAGATGACCCGGCTCGACGGTCGGCTGCCCGACCTCGACCCCATGGTGCGTGCCGAGGTGCTCCACGCCGTGCGCCGCGTCGCCGACAAGCTGCTCCACGAGCCCACCGTGCGCGTGCGGGAGCTGGCCAACGAGACCGGCGCGGTCTCCTACGCCGCCGCGCTGGCCGAGCTGTTCGCGCTCGACCCCGACGCCGTCACCGCGGTCACCAGCCCCACCGTGCCCGAGGAGAAGAGCCGATGA
- a CDS encoding cytochrome c biogenesis CcdA family protein, whose amino-acid sequence MGDWLEATTLSGSLVLAVPVAVLAGLVSFFSPCVLPLLPGYLSYATGLSGADIAAGDVRRGRMVAGSVLFVLGFTVVFVILGAAVGGMRTWLLVNKQALDVGLGIFSIVLGLAFMGLFARAVPWLQRDLRVHKVPAVGLAAAPVLGFLFGLGWTPCIGPTLGVILGLGYDEGTAGRAALLLGFYSLGLGVPFVLAGLAWRRALTAVAWVRRHQQWVTRAGGGMLVLVGVLLVTGLWDQAVTWIQIQLVSDFEVAV is encoded by the coding sequence ATGGGTGACTGGCTCGAGGCGACCACGCTCTCCGGCTCGCTGGTGCTCGCCGTCCCCGTGGCGGTCCTGGCGGGACTGGTCTCCTTCTTCTCCCCGTGCGTGCTGCCGCTGCTGCCCGGCTACCTCTCCTACGCCACCGGGCTCTCGGGCGCCGACATCGCCGCCGGTGACGTGCGCCGCGGCCGGATGGTCGCCGGTTCGGTGCTCTTCGTCCTCGGGTTCACCGTCGTGTTCGTGATCCTCGGGGCGGCCGTGGGTGGGATGCGCACCTGGCTGCTGGTCAACAAGCAGGCCCTCGACGTCGGGCTGGGCATCTTCTCCATCGTGCTCGGGCTGGCCTTCATGGGTCTCTTCGCGCGCGCGGTGCCGTGGCTGCAGCGCGACCTGCGGGTGCACAAGGTGCCCGCCGTGGGCCTGGCCGCCGCGCCCGTCCTGGGCTTCCTGTTCGGTCTCGGCTGGACGCCCTGCATCGGCCCGACGCTCGGGGTGATCCTCGGGCTCGGCTACGACGAGGGCACCGCCGGCCGCGCCGCGCTGCTGCTCGGCTTCTACTCCCTGGGCCTCGGTGTCCCGTTCGTGCTGGCCGGGCTGGCGTGGCGGCGGGCGCTCACCGCGGTGGCCTGGGTGCGCCGCCACCAGCAGTGGGTCACCCGCGCCGGCGGCGGCATGCTGGTGCTGGTCGGCGTCCTGCTGGTCACCGGCCTGTGGGACCAGGCGGTCACGTGGATCCAGATCCAGCTGGTCAGCGACTTCGAGGTGGCGGTGTGA
- a CDS encoding lytic transglycosylase domain-containing protein produces the protein MSTVASGTDEIPAAALPDGTSVPSEAIEAPASVSTGALAAGIGDKNPTQVVATSSTSGIPAAALAAYQRAETVINAADETCNLTWQLVAAIGRVESNHGRFGGSVLDNEGIATPGIYGLPLNGTKGTAAISDTDGGQLDNDSRWDRAVGPMQFIPSTWSVVGVDADGDAQRNPQDIDDAALATAVYLCSGGDDLSTTTGQEKAVYRYNHSWAYVDLVLQVMDAYASGDYTSIPTSVSAAAAISPDPKYTPAPVKTAKPDKGGNNAVAPAPQPSQQPAQPQPSTGGGDGGTKDDDKPKGGLGIPGAPTVTLPTLPTTGVTVVDETLSYAQAVLQCTLDGYIDNILKNDDPFDQCVEDYMNGDKKKG, from the coding sequence GTGAGCACGGTCGCCTCCGGCACCGACGAGATCCCGGCCGCTGCGCTGCCCGACGGCACCTCGGTGCCCTCCGAGGCCATCGAGGCCCCGGCCTCGGTCTCCACCGGCGCCCTGGCCGCCGGCATCGGCGACAAGAACCCCACCCAGGTCGTCGCCACCTCCTCGACCTCCGGCATTCCCGCCGCCGCGCTCGCCGCCTACCAGCGCGCCGAGACCGTCATCAACGCCGCCGACGAGACCTGCAACCTGACCTGGCAGCTCGTCGCGGCCATCGGGCGCGTGGAGTCCAACCACGGCCGCTTCGGCGGCTCGGTGCTCGACAACGAGGGCATCGCCACCCCCGGCATCTACGGCCTCCCGCTCAACGGCACCAAGGGCACCGCCGCGATCTCCGACACCGACGGCGGCCAGCTCGACAACGACTCCCGCTGGGACCGCGCGGTCGGCCCGATGCAGTTCATCCCCTCGACCTGGTCGGTCGTGGGTGTGGACGCCGACGGCGACGCCCAGCGCAACCCCCAGGACATCGACGACGCCGCCCTGGCCACCGCGGTCTACCTCTGCTCCGGCGGCGACGACCTCTCCACCACCACCGGCCAGGAGAAGGCGGTCTACCGCTACAACCACTCCTGGGCCTACGTCGACCTGGTCCTGCAGGTCATGGACGCCTACGCCTCGGGTGACTACACCTCGATCCCGACCTCGGTGTCCGCGGCCGCCGCGATCAGCCCCGACCCGAAGTACACCCCCGCCCCGGTCAAGACCGCCAAGCCCGACAAGGGCGGCAACAACGCCGTGGCGCCGGCCCCGCAGCCCAGCCAGCAGCCGGCCCAGCCCCAGCCCTCCACCGGCGGCGGCGACGGCGGCACCAAGGACGACGACAAGCCCAAGGGCGGCCTCGGCATCCCCGGCGCCCCCACCGTCACCCTGCCCACGCTGCCCACCACCGGCGTCACCGTGGTCGACGAGACCCTGAGCTACGCCCAGGCCGTCCTGCAGTGCACCTTGGACGGCTACATCGACAACATCCTCAAGAACGACGACCCGTTCGACCAGTGCGTCGAGGACTACATGAACGGCGACAAGAAGAAGGGCTGA
- a CDS encoding uroporphyrinogen-III synthase, whose translation MTRGKTTARSETPTTARVGWVSFVGAGPGDPELLTVRAVELLKQAEVVVTESPEHAELVRRVVGVDVADETAGPEIVDGGFGEDGQPLTHAARAKVVVKHAKKGGRVVRLMTGDPFTYASGPEEAQACAKACIGFEIVPGISSVAGVPAYAGIPLTSKDHREVAVVTCDGTVDWSRYADDRTLVLLSGVGQIGDIAKQLVAAGRPATTPVAVTRVGTTTEQSTVTSTLADVAAEVRAARIAPPAVIVIGKVVDLRQTLSWFETKPLFGWRVLVPRTKEQAGALSANLRGYGAIPEEVPTISVEPPRNPQQMDKAVRGLVEGRYEWIAFTSVNAVKAVREKFEEYGLDARAFSGLKIAAVGDKTAAAIAAWGLRADLVPTEEQSAVGLLDVWPEYDEQLDPINRVFLPRADIATENLVAGLIDLGWECDDVTAYRTVRAAPPPAPTRDAIKTGKFDAVVFTSSSTVRNLVGIAGKPHASTVIAVIGPATAKTAEEHGLRVDVMASKPDVEVLVDALADFGAARRASLVEAGQPVTKPSDRKTSARRRKAE comes from the coding sequence ATGACCCGAGGCAAGACCACCGCTCGAAGCGAAACCCCCACCACCGCCCGCGTCGGCTGGGTGTCGTTCGTGGGCGCCGGCCCCGGCGACCCCGAGCTGCTGACCGTCCGCGCCGTCGAGCTGCTCAAGCAGGCCGAGGTCGTCGTGACCGAGTCACCCGAGCACGCCGAGCTCGTGCGTCGCGTGGTCGGCGTCGACGTCGCCGACGAGACCGCCGGCCCCGAGATCGTGGACGGCGGCTTCGGTGAGGACGGCCAGCCGCTGACCCACGCCGCCCGCGCCAAGGTCGTGGTCAAGCACGCCAAGAAGGGCGGGCGGGTCGTCCGGCTGATGACCGGCGACCCCTTCACCTACGCCTCGGGGCCCGAGGAGGCCCAGGCCTGCGCCAAGGCCTGCATCGGCTTCGAGATCGTCCCCGGCATCTCCTCGGTCGCCGGCGTCCCGGCGTACGCCGGCATCCCGCTGACCAGCAAGGACCACCGCGAGGTCGCCGTGGTGACCTGCGACGGCACCGTCGACTGGAGCCGCTACGCCGACGACCGCACCCTGGTGCTGCTCTCCGGCGTCGGCCAGATCGGCGACATCGCCAAGCAGCTCGTCGCAGCCGGCCGCCCGGCCACCACCCCGGTCGCGGTGACCCGGGTCGGCACCACCACCGAGCAGTCGACGGTCACCTCGACGCTGGCCGACGTCGCCGCCGAGGTCCGCGCCGCCCGGATCGCGCCCCCTGCCGTCATCGTCATCGGCAAGGTCGTCGACCTGCGCCAGACGCTGTCGTGGTTCGAGACCAAGCCGCTGTTCGGCTGGCGGGTGCTGGTGCCGCGCACCAAGGAGCAGGCCGGTGCGCTCTCGGCCAACCTGCGCGGCTACGGCGCCATCCCCGAAGAGGTCCCCACGATCTCCGTCGAGCCGCCGCGCAACCCCCAGCAGATGGACAAGGCCGTCCGCGGCCTGGTCGAGGGCCGCTACGAGTGGATCGCCTTCACCTCGGTCAACGCGGTCAAGGCCGTGCGCGAGAAGTTCGAGGAGTACGGCCTCGACGCCCGGGCCTTCTCCGGCCTCAAGATCGCCGCCGTCGGTGACAAGACCGCCGCCGCGATCGCCGCCTGGGGCCTGCGCGCGGACCTCGTGCCCACCGAGGAGCAGTCGGCCGTCGGCCTGCTCGACGTGTGGCCTGAGTACGACGAGCAGCTCGACCCGATCAACCGGGTCTTCCTGCCGCGTGCCGACATCGCCACCGAGAACCTCGTCGCGGGCCTCATCGACCTCGGCTGGGAGTGCGACGACGTCACGGCCTACCGCACCGTCCGGGCCGCCCCGCCGCCGGCGCCGACCCGCGACGCGATCAAGACCGGCAAGTTCGACGCGGTGGTCTTCACCTCCTCCTCGACCGTGCGCAACCTCGTCGGCATCGCCGGCAAGCCGCACGCCTCGACGGTGATCGCGGTGATCGGCCCCGCGACGGCCAAGACCGCCGAGGAGCACGGCCTGCGGGTCGACGTCATGGCCTCCAAGCCCGACGTCGAGGTGCTCGTCGACGCCCTCGCCGACTTCGGTGCGGCGCGCCGTGCCTCGCTCGTGGAGGCCGGCCAGCCGGTGACCAAGCCGTCGGACCGCAAGACCTCGGCCCGCCGCCGCAAGGCGGAGTGA
- a CDS encoding TlpA family protein disulfide reductase, producing MPASLRAPRALRLLPALLLPTVLLSGLLAGCSDLTGTGDLDYVPGNGGVVEFAQEDRQPPVELSGETTTGEDYTFSPGTVTVVNVWWSGCGPCIKEMPMLTELAAAYDGDVDFLGINIRDTSAANARSFERDRGVEYPSIYAPDGDALLAFTGRTSPRSTPTTLVLDEDGVVVSLVNGEIPSRTTLTDLVEDAGGPPAPAPVPSAPDEEVADG from the coding sequence ATGCCCGCCTCCCTCCGGGCGCCCCGCGCCCTGCGGCTGCTGCCCGCCCTGCTGCTCCCCACGGTGCTGCTGTCCGGGCTGCTCGCCGGCTGCTCTGACCTGACCGGCACCGGGGACCTCGACTACGTCCCCGGCAACGGCGGCGTCGTCGAGTTCGCGCAGGAGGACCGGCAGCCGCCCGTCGAGCTGTCCGGGGAGACGACGACGGGGGAGGACTACACGTTCTCCCCGGGCACGGTCACGGTCGTCAACGTGTGGTGGAGCGGCTGCGGGCCCTGCATCAAGGAGATGCCGATGCTCACCGAGCTCGCCGCGGCGTACGACGGTGACGTGGACTTCCTCGGCATCAACATCCGCGACACCAGCGCCGCCAACGCCCGCTCCTTCGAGCGCGACCGCGGCGTGGAGTACCCCTCGATCTACGCCCCCGACGGTGACGCGCTGCTGGCCTTCACCGGCCGCACCTCGCCGCGCTCGACGCCCACGACCCTCGTGCTCGACGAGGACGGCGTGGTCGTCTCGCTGGTCAACGGCGAGATCCCCAGCCGCACCACCCTGACCGACCTCGTCGAGGACGCGGGCGGCCCGCCGGCCCCCGCGCCGGTTCCGTCGGCGCCCGACGAGGAGGTCGCCGATGGGTGA